Part of the Pseudomonadota bacterium genome is shown below.
GATGTAAAAATTTTATAGGAGGAGGAAGTTTTAATGAAGGGAATGGGGAATATGATGAAACAGGCCCAGAAGCTTCAGGCCGGTATGGCAAAAATGCAGGAAGAGCTGGCCTTAAAAACTGTTGAAGCAACTGCTGGCGGAGGCATGATTAAAGTACAGGCAAATGGTAAACAACAGGTGCTTTCAATAACAATAGAAAAAGAAGTTGTTGATCCAGATGATGTTGAAATGCTTCAAGACCTTATTCTTGCTGCGGTAAATGATGCTTTATTGAAATCCCAGGAAATGGTTTCACAGGAAATGGGCAAATTAACAGGCGGTATGAATATTCCGGGCCTGATGTGATTTTGCTTGTGATCATTATAAATGATTGATGACAATATACGATAATTATCTGTCTTATAAGCCGATACAGAGGCATGAATATGCATTACCCTTTGTCCGTTTTGAATCTGATAAAAAATCTTACTAAACTTCCGGGAGTAGGAGAAAAAACAGCCGAACGCTACGCTATAAATATTCTGCGATCTTCACAGAAACAAGCTGAGCAGCTTGCTGACAGCATACTCAATATGAAGCAGAAAGTTAGAATATGCAATATATGTTTTGCCTTAAGCGAAACTGAAGTTTGTCATATATGCAGTAATCCATCCAGAAATAACTCGTTATTGTGCGTGATGGAACAGCCTGCCGATATGGTTGCAATAGAAAAATCCGGGTCATTTAACGGACTTTATCATATACTTTCAGGAGCTTTATCTCCGATTAACGGTATCGGGCCGGACGATATTAAGATAAGAGAGCTTATCAAAAGAATTGATGAAGGGAAAATTACCGAGGTTGTTATTGCCACAAGCACAAGTGTTGAAGGCGAGGCAACTGCTTCGTATATTGTTCAGTGTCTTTCAAAATATTCTGTAAAGGTTACACGCATTGCATCCGGTGTTCCGATCGGCAGTGACCTGAAATATGTTGATCAGGTAACGTTGAGAAAGGCGATGGAGACCAGACATGCGATCTAAGCATATTTTTCAGCCCGATGATATATTTAAGTGCAAAATGTGCGGCGATTGCTGTAAGGGATATGGCGGAACATATGTAACAAAAAAAGATATTGAAGCTATCGCAGAATATATAAATACTGATCCTGAAAGCTTTGTCAGTAAATATTGTGATATATCATGCGGGAAACCTTTACTAAAACAGGGCCTAAACAAATATTGTATTTTCTGGGATAAGGCATGTACTATACACCCTGTTAAACCTCGTATGTGTAAAAAGTGGCCGTTTATAGAAAGTATTATTGCTGATGTTGATAACTGGTATGTTATGGGCGGGTTGTGCGCCGGTATCCATACGGATGTTCCTCCTGCCGCTGTGTTAGACTGTGTTGTAAAAGAGCTTTCTAAAAATAGTTGAGTTATGAGATATTTTTTACAAAGGCATAAATTAAGATTGACTCGTAAAAGTCTGGAAAATCCTGTTTCGTCTTGCCGGACCCGATCCGGCATCCAGTAATTTCATTGGGTTCTGGATACCGGCTTTCGCCGGTATGACGGTTTGGGGACTTTTTGCGAATTCATCAATTATAATTCCCAGCTTTTTGTATCGGTAAGCTTGTAAACGTTTTTATCTTCTCCATCGGATATTATTTTAAGGAGAATGTTTCTTTCTTCAAGGTTTTTTATTCCTTCATAAAGAGCTTCCTGGCTGTCGTTCCATATGCCCAGAAGATTTTTTGTGGAGATAACGGTTCCCTGGTCTGTTAAACCACAACATAAAAGATAGACGGAAATAGTTTCAACACTTAATCCAAGTTTAAAGATATCCTGATTCATGGAAGGTTTTGTATGGTCATTATTCACGGGGTATTCCTTTGCTTAAGATGGTAATTATTTGAGCCAGTTTCAAAACGCCCCATTTTGGCCGATCTCTGCGTTGGGCTCAAATTTCAATCCTCGAAATACTAAATGTATTCCTGTGGTTGAAATTTTCTCCCGCCTTGAGCTTGACCAAACTGAAACGTTTTGAAAGTGGC
Proteins encoded:
- a CDS encoding YbaB/EbfC family nucleoid-associated protein — protein: MKGMGNMMKQAQKLQAGMAKMQEELALKTVEATAGGGMIKVQANGKQQVLSITIEKEVVDPDDVEMLQDLILAAVNDALLKSQEMVSQEMGKLTGGMNIPGLM
- the recR gene encoding recombination mediator RecR; translated protein: MNMHYPLSVLNLIKNLTKLPGVGEKTAERYAINILRSSQKQAEQLADSILNMKQKVRICNICFALSETEVCHICSNPSRNNSLLCVMEQPADMVAIEKSGSFNGLYHILSGALSPINGIGPDDIKIRELIKRIDEGKITEVVIATSTSVEGEATASYIVQCLSKYSVKVTRIASGVPIGSDLKYVDQVTLRKAMETRHAI
- a CDS encoding YkgJ family cysteine cluster protein; this translates as MRSKHIFQPDDIFKCKMCGDCCKGYGGTYVTKKDIEAIAEYINTDPESFVSKYCDISCGKPLLKQGLNKYCIFWDKACTIHPVKPRMCKKWPFIESIIADVDNWYVMGGLCAGIHTDVPPAAVLDCVVKELSKNS